The DNA window ACATTAAACAGGCTGCTCCCGACCACATTCTCTTTATTTAAGCCTTTTTTCAAGGAGCTAGGAGGAACAGATCCCTCTCCCGTGAGATGTAAAGAAAGGTACTGGCATGCGGCTCCAGGCAGGGCTGGCCGAGGCCCCGCTCACGGTCACTGGTGAAGCCGATGTAACGCACGGGACCTTCTCGGAGCCGGAGCTGGCGTCAGTCCACTCCATCCAGGTCCTGACGACCTCTGCTCTCGAGCCGGAGAACCTAGACGGACAAGTCACACGAATGTNTGAATGTCCACACTGCTGAAACACACCGGTTCATGCCAAGCGAGGGTGGCGGTCACAGGACCGGACAAGCAGCCCGTAAAGCAGTCCCCATGATGCGCGAGGATGCGGGAAGGCCGCAGAGCACGCGCGCTGGATGAGTCTGGGAGGACGGGCCTGGGTATATCACGACAGTGCCTGCTGCACGAGGAGATCCCAGCGGACTGTCTCTCTGCCCACGTGTGTCTTGAGGGGTCTACCTCTGCATGGCCTCCGAACCCCACTCCTGATTTGGGGGAGCCCATTGATGAGTGCAGCTGGGGAGCCAAGCCCCGCCTCTCACTGACTCCTCGTCTGGAGGCAGGGCTGTCCTGGGCACTCCAGGAAGCCAGCGGCGTCCCCGCACTCCGCCCACCAGATGCCGGTGACACAGACCCCACgccaggcatgatcccagggagcGTCTCCAGACAAGGCCTGCTGTCCCCTGGGGGCAACCCCTCCCCCAAGAATTGCGGCCCGGACATGCAGGCTGACTCGGGGTCCATCCTCCAGGTCCTCATCATCTACAGAGACGCCTCCCTCGGCCATCAGACGTCCGTCCAGCCCGCCGTGTCCGTGGTGAGACACTGCACTCATCACAGCTCATGGTGCTCGGTATATCGAGGGCTCCCCGCTGGCCATCTTCCCTCCCACGGGCTACGACTACCTGCGTCCCACGCGCCCTGTGCCCTGACCCCAGCGCTTGGCCTTGGAGAGGGAAGGCGGGACTTGCTTTTTAAACGACTTTGCTAACCCTTCCTTTGTTCTGTTATCATTAACTagaaaaggcaaggcaaggccAGGTGGTTTAGAAGACGTGAGCCTGTCTGGATACTTGAGTCGTCTGGAAGTGACAGCAACTGGCCCCACATCCACACGGCTGCTCGTGGGAGTAACGCGGCACAAACGGCACACGCCCCACGCTTGTCCCCTTGTGGAAACAAGGACAGTAAACAACATTGCAGCGAGCAGAGAGCTTTCCCATTCTCAACAGAAGTGAGCCGGCGTCTCCTCGACAGACGCTGGACGTGCAGAAAAGCCACGTGTGCCCAACTCACCGCATCCTCTATGCACCGGAACTGCCAGGGCCAGCTGGTGTGGTAGAGAAACGGCCGCAGGTCAAACCTGTTGTCATCGGGGCTGTAGCTCTCCGCATGGTAGGCGGGGGTCAGCGTGGTCATTTTGTGTCTGTTCATGGAGTACTTGGAGAAGAAGTGCCTCACTCTGTCCGCCACCTGGTGGGCGGGGACACACGGGGCCGCAGGCTCGTAGGGCGCGGGGACCGAGGCCGGGGCTCTGGCCGCATCGCACCGTGCCACCCCCGCTAAGGGCCCCGCCTTCCAGCCTCCCCGGGGGCAGTGGCGGATGAATGTGCATCGGGGCGGCCATCTGGGCCGTCCCACGTGGGATCCCCCTCTGGCACCCCAGGACGTTGCGTCAGCTGACCTGAGCAGGGCGCGTAGGAAGACACGCGCATGAGGCTTCCAGGCGGTTCTGTGGGGACCACCGCGTGGCGGGCCCGACCACAAGCCAGACAGCAGGCAGGGCCCCCACTCAGAGGAGCTGACAACTGGGTGCTAGTGTCACGGGCAACAGAGTGCGACCATTCTAGGCCACGCCGCACCGACTCGCTCCCACCTGAGTCTCCCCGCAGGGGACtgtgcctgccgctccctctgccgAGCGCCACCCACGCCGTACCTGCCGTGGGGAACACACGTCTTTCCACATGGTGACGAGGCTACAGAACATGCTGTACGGCCCGGCCTTGGCGATCTTCCGCAGCCTGCCGTAGACGGACAGCTCCGCGTACGTCATGCCCATGTCCTCctgcgggggagggagaggcagcaggccGGCGCTGGGGGACAGCTTGCAGCCCCCGTGCCCACGGGGCCGAGACCCAGGGGAGGGACAGGTCCCCACGGGGCCACGAGCAGGGGCACGGGCTCGTTCCCCCTCGCCGCCCAGTGCCACGGAGCCGGCATTAGGAGAAAGGGACTGAGGTCTGTCCACGCTCCAAGCCCCGGCACCTGCAAACTGTGGGTTTATCTGGGAAAACAAAGGTCTTTGTAGACGTAATTAAGTGAAGGAGCTTGAGATGAGACAGCCCTGGATGTGGGGTGCCTTTACACGAGACGGAACAGAACGCGTGGGGAGAAACCACGTGAAGACAGAGGTTGGGGGACACGTCCGCGGCCCAGGAAGCCCTGGGAGCTGGAcgaaggaccctcccctggagcctcccaGCAGGGAGTATGGCCTGCAGAGGACCTGGTTTCGGCCTCCGGGCCCCCAGAACGCTGAGAGGGTACGGGTCCCTCGTTTAAGCTGCCGGCCTGTGGTGTTTGGCTCCACAGATCCAGGAGGCCGACGCCAGGACCAAGGTCAGGCAGGGGACCCCTGCAGATGGGCCCTACgccctgccccagggagcccACTGTCCCTAAGGACAGACGGCTCAGCACAGACATCTGGGTCCCGCTGGCCACGGGACACCCCCAGTCCGGCTCGAAAGAGCCAGCCTCACACTGAGGCTCACACAAGCCCCTTTTGCACTTCTCAGTATTTACTTTAATCCCCCCTCAACTCCCACTGCACCCCAGAATATATAACCAGAGCCTGACGAGAGGGAGACGGTGAGGGCGGCATTTCGTGGCATAGCGGGACAGCCCTCACCTCCAACCAGGGTCCGCAGGACCCGCTGTGACCAGGCCCACCTTCCTGCCCCCCATTGCCCACCCTGGCCTTCCCTCAGGCCTCACCTCCAATGTCACTTCCTTGGGGAGGCCTGTCCTGACCCCTATTGGAGGGACATGGCCACCTTCAGGTCACCCGGGTCAATGTGTGGGCAGCACTTGGAGCCACCTGGAGCCCTCATGGTTACTTCCCGCTTGTCTGTCCCGGGGACTCACATAAGTGGCAGGCCTAGCTGGCTCACTGCTGAGCCCCAGTGGCCGCAGGTCCTGCCATGGACTCCTTTACTGCTTTCTTCTGCATGAGGGGAATATTTTCCAGCGAAACATTTTAATTCCCTAGATTCGACAATAATACTTGCAGGCTTTAATGccccactttcaataatgcaCAAAACTAGaccaaaaaaccaacaaagggatggaaaactcGAAGCCTACAAACCAACCAGACCTAACCGA is part of the Ailuropoda melanoleuca isolate Jingjing unplaced genomic scaffold, ASM200744v2 unplaced-scaffold4695, whole genome shotgun sequence genome and encodes:
- the LOC117799309 gene encoding glutamine-dependent NAD(+) synthetase-like, translated to MGMTYAELSVYGRLRKIAKAGPYSMFCSLVTMWKDVCSPRQVADRVRHFFSKYSMNRHKMTTLTPAYHAESYSPDDNRFDLRPFLYHTSWPWQFRCIEDAVLRLESRGRQDLDGVD